Part of the Falco naumanni isolate bFalNau1 chromosome 3, bFalNau1.pat, whole genome shotgun sequence genome is shown below.
GGACTAgctttttcattctccttttccctcttcgcCCCGAGAAACAGCAAAGACAGCCAGTTTAACTATGAGTTTTAGGAGGGCAGAACTTCCTGTCAGTTATTCAGGGTGTGGTGTAGGAAGACAACCTAATGACAGCAGATATTTATGGAAATTTGCTAACCTCCAAACGGACGGGCTTTCTGACAAGAAAATGCATCCGGATCCTTTCCTTTCCAATCCTCACCTGCTGTTTCATGTAATAGGTACATTCCTGATTAACACAAGGTTAGGCCGGCTGGTCAGGAGAGCTTTTGTgtaataaaatatgtttattgCTCCTGTAAATTATCGTGTTATCCCAATCCCCGTGCTGAATTCCCAGGAGAAGGAACAAATGGCAGCCTTCACATAAGGGAAAGACTGCTGCTTCTCTCGGTTTTCTCAAGGCTAAATTCATTACCTTTCAAAAGTGAGATTGTTCACCAAATTAAGCCAGTTATCTGTAAAATTCTCTCTGTATTCCAAACTGGAATAGCTCCCAGACCCGAAAGCAGAACTGGGCCATCCAAACCAGAGAGTGAGAACTGCAGGTGAGGTTGTCACGTTTATCATGTTAAAACAATTAGGCCGCAAAGAAAAGAGAgttgttaaaaacaaaccaaataaaaaagtGCCCACATGCATAGAGTGCATTTTTACAATTTAGGTATCTGCTGCAGAGACCTGAGCAATGCAAAGCTTGAAGTGCATCAAACCATTAGCAGTTTAATTTACTTATGCTCTAATAACCACAGAAAtaagctattatttttaatgagttcAAATATTACCTGCATTGCCCAGATATAGAAATGATACCTGCCTACCTCAAGTTTGTGTCTGTTCCAGACACTCTGCTTGGAAACAAATTTTCCTTATGAGCACTTGAACCTCTCAGTCCAGCTACCAACTAGTTATGCTACATAAATCAAATACTacccaaaaaaacaactattAAAATTATGCCTTCTGTATGCCCAAAATTTTGTGTATAATGAAGACTTTTCAGTGGTATACAGTGCCCATGGAATATAAATGATTTTGACCTCAtatcctcatttttttcctccttgagtCAAGGGTATGCATTCATATTAGGAGAGTTCTTCTATTTTAATTCAAGAGTCTTTCACAACACTTATTTTGAATCTTAAGCCTCAAACTGCCTGAAAACTACAGCATTAGAAAGGgtaaatgtggaagaaaaacgCATGCACCCCAGTAGAGGGGTGCTCAAATCGGCAGAGTAATagggaaaggaaacaaggagaagcagaagtttgcacagcacagacagaagGTGCTTGTACCCTAAATCCCTTATGCAAACTTAGGCAATGCTCACaatgtttctttctctgcttgtaGAGCATGGACAAACTAGTATGAAACCGTACCTTGTTGGAAATGTAGACAGCAGGACTTTCTACACTTTAGCCCTGTCATTGCAGTGCTGTCAGCCTAGAAGTTTTCTGGGCTCTTCACTGACTTTGAATAGCCAATTTGGGTATCATCTGGGTGGGAGGTTGTTGATAGATTAATTTGCCAATCTTCTGGTAAATTTTCCATGCTTCTATTAgcatttcttttagaaaaattgGGATTTTCCTAGGCTTACCAGCAAATGTTGTGTTGATTAGGAAATGGTGACAGCACCTTACAGAGATGTTTATGGCTTTCAATGAATTTCCCAAGATCTGTATAGCTAGGAAATCCATCCAGACTGTAAAGAATGTATTATTGCTAGTCCCTAGGAACCTGTGGAAATTTTTTACCCCTTCGCATTTGCACAAATTTATTAGGGGCCAGATAACAACAGTTTGGAAGACTGTTCAGGTTCATAAAATCAGCATCTGTacatttaaatagtttttctcACTCCTAACTTTCAACTTCTATATTTTGCTTAGTCCTATCTGTCCCAGAATTCTAAGAAATCGTAGTGATACTCAAGAGTTCAATATAAGAGTATCCAGCTAGAGATACATTAGTGCAGTTTGGtttcaagaaaattaagagTCCCCCCCTTTACTTTTAGCATCCGAAGTCATAGTTGAAATTACAAGTAATAAGTAGCCTTGCTCTATACAGGGCTTTTTacttcttaagaaaaatacattccaACCGCATACACACTTAAATATTTCCCATGGTTCTTGACTGCTCCCGCAGATGGTAACTTTTTGACACAAAATCTCTAGGAATACGTGTAGCTTATGGTAATGTGTCTAATGTGGCTTATTCAAAAAACAAGGTGTGGGGGGGAGGTGGCAATatgaaaagttgttttgttgattttcctctgaaattacATACAAGCCCATTGCCAGTATGGATTATCCGTAAGAAATTGAAgatttaaaactaaaacataCAATTTCCAGTATGAAACTAATATTTTAGGGGAAAATATTCGTAGTGTGCTTCGTGCTGTGAAGCATGAAGGCCAGGCTCACTGTGACTGTGCTGGTACATTGTCTTCCCTAACCACAAAGGCATGCCTCAGTTCACTGTAGGAGGTAGGTGAAGGAGTCCATTTAGAAAGGAGAGAGGATGAAGCACTCAATCTGTAGCTCCCATGAGTCCCCGTATAATTATTTCCAGAGTCTGTTTTCATccacttatttttctaaagacctcaaattattttgcagattaaaaaaaaaaagaaacaccagcCAACCTACTTCATTATGACCAGCTCTGTTAGAGAACTATGAATACCTCAGGTGAATTTCAGAGGTGGATTTGATCAACTCTTTTCTTCCACGTGGCTGTTTTATTAATCTATGATGTTCAGTTCCTTAATTATGTAGAAATCAACCTCTAACCCCTGATTGTTTTTCACTGCAGGTGAGAAATGTCTTCCTGATCTTCCATATGATGCCACCACCAACTATGAGAAGGAGAATGAGATAATGCAGACACACGTTATAGACCAGGCCATTAATAATGCCATCAGTTACCTGGGGGCAGAGTCCTTGCGTCCCCTTGTCCAGACACCACCAGGTGGTTCTGAGGTGGTGCCCGTCATCAGCCCCATGTATCAGCTCCACAAACCTCTTGGAGACAGTCAGGCTCGCTCCAACCATACAGCTCAGGACAGCGCAGTGGAAAACTTGTTGCTGCTTTCCAAAGCCAAATCTGTCTCCTCCGAACGAGACGCCTCTCCCAGCAACAGCTGCCAAGACTCAACAGATACAGAGAGCAATAACGAGGAACGCAGTGGGTTAATTTACCTGACAAACCACATAGGTCCCCATGCAAGAAATGGCATCtctataaaagaagaaaacaggcaatATGATGTCTTGAGGGCAGGTACTGACAATTCCCAGGATGCTTTCAAAGTCATCAGCAGCAATGGGGAGCAAGTGAAAGTTTACAAGTGTGAACACTGTCGAGTCCTTTTCTTGGATCACGTGATGTATACGATCCATATGGGCTGCCACGGGTTCCGTGATCCTTTTGAATGCAACATGTGTGGCTACCATAGCCAGGACAGGTATGAATTCTCTTCCCACATAACTCGAGGGGAGCACCGTTTCCACATGGGTTAAAACTCCTCCGGCACAGATCTAGCCTCAACAGCTGCATTACTGGAGCTGCATGAGccacaacagcaacaaagcaCAAGTCAGCTGGACAGTAAAAGTAACAAGAGAATCAAAAGTTCAGCTATCTTCTCCCacaagaaaagatttttccttttggtagCATGCATTGCAACTCAGTTTTCTAATACTAAagtttttactgaaaatgtttgATCACCAAAAACCTTTATTAATGTAAGTAGGAGCTTTTGTAGTTACATAGTTGAAAGCCCTTCCCTTAACTGATGCTTCTTGCAAACCTCCCTTGCCAAAACTGTTAACCATGCACAGGATGCACCACACGGATGAGGACGCAACAGGCAGGAGCGACCAAGCTTTCTCTCTTAACACCGTGAGTGTAGGGCTCTTACACCAGATGTATGGTTTTTGACTTCCTGGTATTATTTGACTCTTTTGGAAGATTAAACTCAGCTAAAGATGGAGGGCCCCATCTCAGATGGCTTCacaggcagctgtggtgggaCAGGACCCCCCAGCCAGAGGGTTCCGAGTTGCTTTGGTGATAGAAAGGAGAACATTTCCACCTGCAAGGGTGCTGCTGGTATTGACATCACGGCATGCCCTGTTTGTGTCACTAGGGAGGCAAGCAGGTATGTGAAAGATAGAAGAAACACCCTTGTAATATACTCTGTGAAGTATTAATTGCATTTAATGTATAGACAAAAGGGTATTGTTGGCTCTTCtttgaataaatgttttccCTTCCTATCCAATAAACCCCCACTTTTTGTTAAGCAACCCCTCCTCTCTCTGCATAAATGTtacaatgtatttaatttttctttttttctttttaaagttttagtTATTTGGAAAAGTATGATGTACAGTTGAGAAAAGCGCTAGCTAGAAATATATGTGGGGAAGGTCTCCTTATgcacatttttcatcttttaaatctGCCTGGAAAATATCCAAAATCTCTCTCTtacctatgaaaaaaaaatccgaTTTTCTTGCACAGATGTACTCCTGTAGATTTTGTGGCTTTACTTGTAAGTGTTgcacttaattatttttaaagcactgagcTGAATTAAAACAGCCAGTTGAAATTTgtagcttgcttttttcctggcaCTTGCTGTTTAATGAGAGACCAGGCCCCACAAAGGTGCTGAGAACCCTGGCTTCCTATTCAACAAATCATTTCACCATGTGCTTTAAGTTACTTCTACTTCAGTGGAACTAATcttaagcttaaaaaaatggTGTTTTGCTGAATGGAGACGAGAGACTGCAGCATTTTGCGGAGTGCAGTGAAGTCCACCAAGAGCTTTTTCCATGGTGGGTTCTGCTGCATATACTCCAGTCAGCGTGAAGACTTCTATgacaaataaattttatttccccaaacacaattgatattttaaaaaaaacacctttttttaaagcttctacTTAACTTCCTCTTCCAAATAGTTCATTCCTCTCCCTAAACACCCTCGTATTTTACAATTgggcaaaaaagaaatgtttgcagcTGCATAAAAATCTGTTGGTGCTGGGCAACATTCATAAAAATAACCTATCTTATTAACTTAATTTATAAATACTTCCACTCTGCATAGTAGTGGATGTTCTGCAATAAACACAATCATATAACCAACAAAATTAGCAGTTACACATTCTGTATTCACAAGTGCATGCAAGCACATATGCTTTTTACAAAAGAGATTCGATGGAACCATGAACGCTTGTAGCTAGGCCAGTTTGGCCTGATATGTGTAGCTATATTTGATATACATTTCCTATATATACATACCATTACAAGCACGCAGAGTTCCttcttctgctttcactttTGCAGGTGTAAGTCAGAAGCAACAACACTCAAGTCAGAGGAAAGATACTGATGAAATAATGATTACAAATATATGCTTTTACAATCTCACATCTTAGCTTTTCATGCCAACCGTAAGACATGTACTTCATGTGACACGTGGACACACAAGTATTTTTACAGACATGTGTGCATACCTGTTTAGTAGCTTTGTCACCAGATGTGCATGTAGACTGATGCATACACCCgcaacagtgaaaacaaattacTAGTACATGTTAGGTAGCATAGTACCTACAGGATGGCCAgtgacaccccccccacccccaccccccccagcaatTGAGTAGTGTAAACTACAAGCCAAAGGTGATCCCCTCTACTCCCACATTATCAGTCAGTTGCCTTAGAAGACATTACTGCTTTTTGCCTTCCAGCCTGAGACACTGTGCAGGGGGTGGACACAAGGAATCATTGGCCACTTTCATGCCCcagccacatttttttcatcaacGCCTGCTGCACCTTCAGCTTCAAGACAGGCTGTACGTGGCAGGTACCTGAGGTATTACCAAATATTTTGTACAGGAGTGACCTGAAGAGGACCTTCAAGCCAGAAGCTTACAGCGatgtttgctttattattttttctttaaataaagttaAACGGGGTTCCTTTTTTCGTAGCTGGTAGGGATACATTCAGCTGTTCCTACCCTTCTCCACTTTTGATTGATACCAACCAAAAGAAGGGACAGAGGAAttttgcagccctgctgcaacGTCCTGTGTGGAGTCAGATTTTGGCTGTATGGaaacattctgcttttattgctCTTACACCTCTTTCCTACTGTTCTTAGATTTAGGCCACCACATACCCCATGCCgtaattttttaaacatttcattttaagacaCCGCAAGCTATAAAGAGGAGGGGGACAGAAGTTTACTcaggtggttttgtttctttgcttttaccAAAATCCAACACAAATAAAGCCACATTAATTAACCATGTAGACAAGCATAGCTCCAGTGGAGTTTAAGACTGCCTTgaacttcagcttttaaatgtgatttctgATTACTGGGTAGGTTCACTGCCTTTGCAACATCTCTGTGCACACACGCACGTGTATGAGTTCCTgtgttgcttttcttgctgaCAAGCACATGCCTTATCTGTGGTTTTGTGTATCATTAatgttttatatacatacatatatgtatatatatataaaatggtTCATATGACATGATGATGCACTGTCAGTCACAGTGGGTTTGTTTCCTGGGTCTGGACTTTTCTTATTTATACTATAACAGAATATATTGATGTTGTCTATTAAACAGTACAGTAGTATAAGTAAGTATATTAAGACACAGTGTATCAGAGGGCATAGTCTAAAGGCAGGAGCAAACAGCATTCTCTGTTCACAAAGGAGCTTTTTtaggtttgcttttttcaggggtttgggttttttttgtttttgcacaaAATCAACTTCAATTTGTCTAGAAACAAGTgtttcaataattttatttatggaCATATGCAAAGATGTCATGAAAATAGGATGTTGTGTGTGTACATCGAAACAAACTGTGCCCTCAGAAGACTAGTTTAGTGTaatctccctttttctctttttttgctatGGTGCAATACCCTGGTATGGTTTAGCTGAACCCTAAAACGAGTAAATATGGTGAATGGCTTTAAGTTTATATATGTTTCAAAAAAACTgcttcccagcccttccccagaCACTGCCTTTTCTAATAGAAAAGTTGTAtttacacacttttttttcctgtgattttatattgtaacttcatttttctttaaaaacattgtatttaaaaaaaaaaagcaaatttcataaaaattggaaatgttattaaattatGTCTGCGAAGTGAGATGTATCTTTTAAGAGAAcatggtaaaaaaaccccaaaccctagAATATTTCTGTCACACCTCTAGTGAGTGAAGAAGTCGTTCAGTACAGCTGGAGgccctgggggggtgggggggtggggggaggtggtgaCTGTGTGTGCACGGGGGCAACATATGGTGAGAGGCAGGTAGACAGCTCCATAGGCAGCGAGGGAGCGCGGAGCATCGTGCACGgcctcagcctctgctgccacACCTATAGCCTGCATCATGATAAGTTCATCCTTGCTGTCCTCGCAACTCATAttcggggggggaggggggggaagtcACGCTGTGTCTGCCACCTTGCACTCACCAGCTACATGAAACAGCCTTGCCaagccagctccagctgaagGTCAAGTTCTAAACTGGCTACCCCCTACCCAGCATGTCCCCGGCCACAAAACTCACCCAGTACTGCGAGCAGCTGACTTTGAGAAGGTTGCTTCCTTTccagccttctcctcctgcccttccctcccaccagccAGCCAAAGTCATTACAGAACACAATTACTTCTGCATGTAGAGTCATGGTAATACAAACTAAAACACTGAGAAATTATGTCTACTCTTTGCCATAACAAAGGTGATTTCTCTGCGGGTGTCCCCGTTTCCTTCAGATTCCAGCACAGTAAATTTCACATCACATATTTAATGCAAACAAGAATCACTGTTTTGCTTAGAAAAAGCACCGTTTATAAAGTTtcacaaatatttctatttataaaactgtattattatgaaaaaaatgagattataaaaaaaccccaaactctaATGGTATTGCAATCAATTCTTTTACAGGTTCCCAAAATCTAAATTTTCCTTAAATTGCTGTGATATGGTTTCATCATAAAATATGACTACTTTTCTATAAGAAGGAACCTTTTAACATCCTAATTCTTTTGTTCCCCATCATAGCTAGGTCTCAGTAAATGAAATTAACTACAAATTTCTATTTTAGCAAGTGACTCTTCTGCAAAGTAAATACGGTCTGTTCATCACCATCATCAACACAAAAATAGACCAAATGTAATGTTCTCAATCAATGTTATTAAATCCTTGAACTAAAGTAGAAATATCCGCAGATTTAAATGCAAGTTTCTGCACCTAAAAATCTATTCTGTGTATCTATCTGAGATATTACCTCTCAAAGTCTTTCTTAAAATCATcgtatttatgttttttttcctactccaATAGCTTAATTAAATTACATCAGAAACTGGTTAGGTGCCAAAATACAAATTgttatacacacacaaacttaTGACTACCAGGGGTGAGTATTTTCAGCCTCGAGTCCCCGAACAGGCTTCCCAATCTGTATATATGAGCATCTAAACACTgctaatc
Proteins encoded:
- the IKZF1 gene encoding DNA-binding protein Ikaros isoform X6: MQPVTAGGFLPPCSAKLASVKDNLRKMETDEAQDMSQVSGKESPPVSDVPDDADEPMPVPEDLSTSTGGQQSAKNERVLGERPFQCNQCGASFTQKGNLLRHIKLHSGEKPFKCHLCNYACRRRDALTGHLRTHSVGKPHKCGYCGRSYKQRSSLEEHKERCHNYLQAMNIPSSLYSVIKEETNQSEMAEDLCKIGSERSLVLDRLASNVAKRKSSMPQKFVGEKCLPDLPYDATTNYEKENEIMQTHVIDQAINNAISYLGAESLRPLVQTPPGGSEVVPVISPMYQLHKPLGDSQARSNHTAQDSAVENLLLLSKAKSVSSERDASPSNSCQDSTDTESNNEERSGLIYLTNHIGPHARNGISIKEENRQYDVLRAGTDNSQDAFKVISSNGEQVKVYKCEHCRVLFLDHVMYTIHMGCHGFRDPFECNMCGYHSQDRYEFSSHITRGEHRFHMG
- the IKZF1 gene encoding DNA-binding protein Ikaros isoform X7, with amino-acid sequence MQPVTAGGFLPPCSAKLASVKDNLRKMETDEAQDMSQVSGKESPPVSDVPDDADEPMPVPEDLSTSTGGQQSAKNERVLGERPFQCNQCGASFTQKGNLLRHIKLHSGEKPFKCHLCNYACRRRDALTGHLRTHSVGKPHKCGYCGRSYKQRSSLEEHKERCHNYLQAMNIPSSLYSVIKEETNQSEMAEDLCKIGSERSLVLDRLASNVAKREKCLPDLPYDATTNYEKENEIMQTHVIDQAINNAISYLGAESLRPLVQTPPGGSEVVPVISPMYQLHKPLGDSQARSNHTAQDSAVENLLLLSKAKSVSSERDASPSNSCQDSTDTESNNEERSGLIYLTNHIGPHARNGISIKEENRQYDVLRAGTDNSQDAFKVISSNGEQVKVYKCEHCRVLFLDHVMYTIHMGCHGFRDPFECNMCGYHSQDRYEFSSHITRGEHRFHMG
- the IKZF1 gene encoding DNA-binding protein Ikaros isoform X8 is translated as MNGEECAEDLRMLDTSGEKMNGSHNGPGSKAMSGVGGIRLPNGKLKCDICGIICIGPNVLMVHKRSHTGERPFQCNQCGASFTQKGNLLRHIKLHSGEKPFKCHLCNYACRRRDALTGHLRTHSVGKPHKCGYCGRSYKQRSSLEEHKERCHNYLQAMNIPSSLYSVIKEETNQSEMAEDLCKIGSERSLVLDRLASNVAKRKSSMPQKFVGEKCLPDLPYDATTNYEKENEIMQTHVIDQAINNAISYLGAESLRPLVQTPPGGSEVVPVISPMYQLHKPLGDSQARSNHTAQDSAVENLLLLSKAKSVSSERDASPSNSCQDSTDTESNNEERSGLIYLTNHIGPHARNGISIKEENRQYDVLRAGTDNSQDAFKVISSNGEQVKVYKCEHCRVLFLDHVMYTIHMGCHGFRDPFECNMCGYHSQDRYEFSSHITRGEHRFHMG